Proteins from a single region of Rhipicephalus sanguineus isolate Rsan-2018 chromosome 5, BIME_Rsan_1.4, whole genome shotgun sequence:
- the LOC119393184 gene encoding translation initiation factor IF-2-like — MDAPEKDPPATKSEKPTQKRAKRDERSRRRAESHEVSQASRRSDTAGSQLSSGLTGVDDRSHVSRRSSGSRRTRRSASRESSKHVPPDNARAEVAVSPVSRPEITPDIHVAPLARIASPLPDVPHPPVTPASPFVLPLAGDPAPAEASGAVPSLDETSEKPTCVAPGASMEPPRRASKQEAPAGTLQAIATEPEAAPAEQLRPEEAAEQRPEPVQTARTSNAPEEGPESKRPVVIAAMAIIVFVLVVAILKHLRASTADVTGCVGCANSTQSI; from the exons ATGGACGCGCCTGAGAAAGATCCTCCGGCGACCAAAAGCGAAAAGCCGACGCAGAAGCGGGCAAAGCGGGACGAACGTTCTCGCCGGCGCGCCGAAAGCCATGAGGTATCGCAGGCTTCCCGACGTAGCGACACGGCGGGGTCGCAGCTAAGCTCGGGGTTGACTGGTGTCGACGACAGGTCTCACGTCTCGCGGCGTTCTAGCGGTTCCCGTCGCACTCGGCGTTCCGCGTCCCGTGAGTCCAGCAAGCATGTGCCTCCCGATAACGCGCGGGCCGAGGTTGCAGTGTCGCCAGTGTCGCGTCCCGAGATTACGCCGGATATTCACGTCGCGCCGCTTGCTCGGATTGCTTCACCACTTCCGGATGTTCCTCATCCACCGGTCACCCCGGCGTCGCCATTCGTCCTTCCGTTGGCCGGCGACCCGGCTCCAGCGGAGGCGTCGGGAGCCGTGCCCTCGCTGGATGAGACCTCTGAGAAGCCTACGTGCGTGGCGCCTGGCGCTTCGATGGAGCCGCCAAGGCGCGCGTCCAAACAGGAAGCACCGGCAGGGACGCTGCAGGCCATCGCGACAGAACCGGAAGCGGCGCCGGCTGAACAGCTGCGCCCCGAGGAAGCCGCTGAACAACGGCCGGAGCCTGTTCAGACAGCTCGCACCAGCAATGCACCG GAAGAGGGACCAGAGTCGAAGCGCCCTGTTGTCATCGCTGCGATGGCCATAATCGTCTTCGTACTGGTGGTGGCAATACTCAAGCACCTTCGCGCCTCAACCGCCGACGTCACCGGATGCGTGGGCTGCGCAAACAGCACGCAGTCGATCTAG